A stretch of Brassica rapa cultivar Chiifu-401-42 chromosome A08, CAAS_Brap_v3.01, whole genome shotgun sequence DNA encodes these proteins:
- the LOC103836674 gene encoding uncharacterized protein LOC103836674 — protein sequence MGDSSENSKRVKLSDGRFLAYRESGVPKEEAKYKIILVHGFGSSKDMNFSASKELIQELGVYLLFYDRSGYGESDSNAKRSLKSEVDDIVELADQLKIGPKLSGVAFVAPVVNYWWPSLPKNLIKENYMGGLIRWGLRISKLAPGLLHWLVIFTQKVLPSTSSVLESKQVYFSSHDMEVLKRTTGFPMFTKDKLRRRDVFDTLRDDFVACFGQWDFEPADLSITQESNVHIWHGKEDKVVPFQLQRCVLQKQPLINYHEIPQGGHLIVHYDGTCDAILRALLLDARRAGLIFHKRMEIFLEV from the exons ATGGGGGATTCTtctgaaaattcaaaaagagTTAAGCTTAGTGATGGGAGATTCTTAGCTTATAGAGAAAGTGGAGTTCCAAAGGAGGAGGCAAAATACAAGATCATTCTTGTTCATGGCTTTGGAAGCTCTAAAGACATGAATTTCTCTGCCTcaaaa GAGCTAATACAAGAGCTTGGTGTGTATCTTCTATTCTACGACCGTTCTGGATATGGAGAGTCAGATTCAAATGCAAAACGTTCACTGAAAAGCGAAGTTGATGACATAGTAGAACTTGCTGATCAGTTGAAGATAGGACCCAA GCTATCTGGTGTGGCTTTTGTTGCTCCGGTTGTGAATTACTGGTGGCCATCGCTTCCTAAGAATCTTATAAAGGAAAATTACATGGGAGGTCTTATCAGATGGGGTTTAAGGATATCGAAACTTGCACCTGGACTGTTACATTGGTTAGTTATATTTACACAAAAGGTCTTGCCATCAACTAGTTCGGTTCTTGAGAGCAAGCAAGTCTACTTCAGTAGCCATGACATGGAGGTGCTCAAGAGAACCACTGGCTTTCCTATGTTCACTAAG GATAAGCTACGTCGAAGAGATGTTTTCGATACTCTAAGAGACGATTTCGTGGCGTGTTTCGGACAATGGGACTTCGAACCAGCAGATCTAAGCATAACTCAAGAGAGTAATGTACACATCTGGCATGGGAAGGAAGACAAAGTTGTTCCGTTTCAACTTCAAAGATGCGTGCTGCAGAAGCAACCTTTGATCAACTACCACGAGATCCCTCAAGGTGGACATCTCATCGTGCACTACGATGGCACTTGCGATGCGATTCTACGTGCGCTGTTGCTtg ATGCAAGGAGGGCGGGTCTGATCTTCCATAAGAGGATGGAGATTTTCTTGGAAGTTTAA